One Capra hircus breed San Clemente chromosome 29, ASM170441v1, whole genome shotgun sequence genomic region harbors:
- the LOC102179452 gene encoding olfactory receptor 151, translating into MVYILSISPNQRRMAAENQSSVTEFILGGLTNRPELQFPLLFLFLGIYSVTMIGNLGMITLICLNAQLHTPMYYFLSNLSFVDLCYSSVITPKMLVNFVSEKNTISYAGCMSQLYFFLVFVIAECYMLTVMAYDRYVAICRPLFYNIIMSHRVCSLLVAGVYAIGFIGSTIETGLMLKLSYCDFLISHYFCDILPLMMLSCSSTYDTEMTVFVLAGFDIVVTSLTVLISYAFILSSILHISTTGGRAKAFSTCSSHLAAVGMFYGTTAFMYLKPSTASSLAQENVASVFYTTVIPMLNPLIYSLRNKEVKTAMQKTLRGKMF; encoded by the coding sequence ATCCTCAGTGACAGAGTTCATTCTTGGAGGTTTAACAAATCGGCCAGAGCTCCAGTTCCCACTCTTATTCCTTTTCCTTGGGATCTACTCAGTCACCATGATAGGAAACCTGGGCATGATAACCCTAATTTGTCTGAATGCTCAGCTTCATACCCCCATGTACTATTTCCTCAGCAACCTGTCCTTTGTGGATCTCTGCTACTCCTCTGTCATTACCCCTAAGATGCTGGTGAACTTTGTGTCAGAGAAGAACACCATCTCCTATGCAGGGTGCATGTCGCAGCTCTACTTCTTCCTGGTGTTTGTCATTGCTGAGTGTTACATGCTGacagtgatggcctatgaccgctatgttGCCATCTGCAGGCCTTTGTTTTACAACATCATCATGTCTCATCGAGTCTGCTCCCTGCTGGTGGCTGGAGTCTATGCCATAGGATTCATTGGTTCAACCATAGAGACTGGCCTCATGTTGAAACTGTCCTATTGTGATTTCCTTATCAGTCATTACTTCTGTGACATCCTCCCCCTCATGATGCTCTCTTGCTCTAGCACCTATGACACTGAGATGACAGTCTTTGTTTTGGCTGGATTTGACATTGTAGTCACCAGCTTAACAGTCCTAATCTCCTATGCCTTCATCCTGTCCAGTATCCTCCACATCAGCACCACAGGGGGAAGGGCCAAAGCCTTCAGCACGTGCAGCTCCCATCTTGCCGCTGTGGGGATGTTTTATGGAACAACTGCCTTCATGTACTTGAAACCCTCCACGGCCAGTTCCCTGGCCCAGGAGAACGTGGCCTCCGTGTTCTACACCACAGTgatccccatgctgaaccccctGATCTACAGCTTGAGGAATAAGGAGGTGAAGACTGCCATGCAGAAAACTCTGAGAGGAAAAATGTTTTGA